The Cydia pomonella isolate Wapato2018A chromosome 20, ilCydPomo1, whole genome shotgun sequence genome contains a region encoding:
- the LOC133529015 gene encoding SWI/SNF-related matrix-associated actin-dependent regulator of chromatin subfamily B member 1-A isoform X1: MALRTYGDKPISFQIEEGGEFYCVGSEVGNYLRLFRGSLYKKYPGMVRRTLTNEERKRLVDNGLGQHVLSSSVSLLKASEVEDIIEGNDDKYKAVSVSQELATPRESKSKKPHNPSWMPVMPNSSHLDAVPQATQISRTRVHNKKVRTFPLCFDDTDMTAMLENASQKQILVPIRLDMEIEGQKLRDTFTWNKNESIITPEQFAEVLCDDLELNPSTFVPAVASSIRQQIDAFPSEPPAILEEQSDQRVVIKLNIHVGNTSLVDQVEWDMSEKENNPEAFATKLCAELGLGGEFVTGIAYSVRGQLGWHQRTFAFSEAPLPVVETPYRQPSEAEAWAPFLETLTDAEMEKKIRDQDRNTRRMRRLANTTPDVSLGRAVNRLIRADEALFQSTPEKRRKKI; encoded by the exons ATGGCTTTACGAACGTACGGCGATAAGCCGATTAGTTTCCAGATTGAGGAAGGAGGAGAATTTTACTGTGTTGGCTCAGAG GTCGGCAATTACCTGCGGTTGTTCCGTGGGTCTTTATATAAAAAGTACCCTGGTATGGTCAGGCGGACCCTGACCAATGAAGAAAGAAAGCGTCTGGTAGACAATGGGCTAGGCCAGCATGTTCTATCAAGTTCTGTGTCACTGCTGAAAGCATCGGAAGTAGAAGATATTATAGAGGGAAATGATGATAA ATACAAAGCAGTGTCAGTTAGTCAGGAGCTAGCAACACCTCGGGAAAGTAAGAGTAAAAAGCCACATAATCCATCATGGATGCCTGTGATGCCAAACTCCTCACACTTGGATGCGGTGCCTCAAGCCACTCAGATTAGCAGGACCAGGGTTCACAACAagaag GTGCGCACATTTCCCCTGTGCTTTGATGACACAGACATGACGGCGATGCTGGAGAATGCCTCGCAGAAGCAGATCCTCGTCCCCATCCGCCTCGACATGGAGATTGAAGGCCAGAAGCTCAGGGACACTTTCACTTGGAATAAGAATG AATCAATAATAACCCCAGAGCAATTTGCGGAAGTCCTCTGCGACGACCTGGAACTGAACCCGAGCACGTTCGTGCCGGCCGTGGCGTCGTCCATCCGACAGCAGATCGACGCCTTCCCGAGCGAGCCCCCGGCCATATTGGAGGAGCAGAGCGACCAGCGGGTTGTCATCAAGCTGAACATACATGTTGGGAATACTTCGCTTGTTGATCAG GTGGAGTGGGACATGTCGGAGAAAGAGAACAACCCGGAAGCGTTCGCGACTAAGCTCTGCGCCGAACTAGGGCTAGGCGGGGAGTTTGTGACAGGCATCGCTTACTCTGTCCGCGGGCAGCTCGGCTGGCATCAGCGGACCTTCGCCTTCAGCGAGGCACCTCTTCCTGTCGTTGAG ACGCCGTACCGCCAGCCGTCGGAGGCGGAGGCCTGGGCGCCGTTCCTGGAGACGCTGACGGACGCGGAGATGGAGAAGAAGATCCGCGACCAGGACCGCAACACGCGCCGCATGCGCCGCCTCGCCAACACCACGCCCG
- the LOC133529015 gene encoding SWI/SNF-related matrix-associated actin-dependent regulator of chromatin subfamily B member 1-A isoform X2: MALRTYGDKPISFQIEEGGEFYCVGSEVGNYLRLFRGSLYKKYPGMVRRTLTNEERKRLVDNGLGQHVLSSSVSLLKASEVEDIIEGNDDKYKAVSVSQELATPRESKSKKPHNPSWMPVMPNSSHLDAVPQATQISRTRVHNKKVRTFPLCFDDTDMTAMLENASQKQILVPIRLDMEIEGQKLRDTFTWNKNESIITPEQFAEVLCDDLELNPSTFVPAVASSIRQQIDAFPSEPPAILEEQSDQRVVIKLNIHVGNTSLVDQVEWDMSEKENNPEAFATKLCAELGLGGEFVTGIAYSVRGQLGWHQRTFAFSEAPLPVVETPYRQPSEAEAWAPFLETLTDAEMEKKIRDQDRNTRRMRRLANTTPGW, translated from the exons ATGGCTTTACGAACGTACGGCGATAAGCCGATTAGTTTCCAGATTGAGGAAGGAGGAGAATTTTACTGTGTTGGCTCAGAG GTCGGCAATTACCTGCGGTTGTTCCGTGGGTCTTTATATAAAAAGTACCCTGGTATGGTCAGGCGGACCCTGACCAATGAAGAAAGAAAGCGTCTGGTAGACAATGGGCTAGGCCAGCATGTTCTATCAAGTTCTGTGTCACTGCTGAAAGCATCGGAAGTAGAAGATATTATAGAGGGAAATGATGATAA ATACAAAGCAGTGTCAGTTAGTCAGGAGCTAGCAACACCTCGGGAAAGTAAGAGTAAAAAGCCACATAATCCATCATGGATGCCTGTGATGCCAAACTCCTCACACTTGGATGCGGTGCCTCAAGCCACTCAGATTAGCAGGACCAGGGTTCACAACAagaag GTGCGCACATTTCCCCTGTGCTTTGATGACACAGACATGACGGCGATGCTGGAGAATGCCTCGCAGAAGCAGATCCTCGTCCCCATCCGCCTCGACATGGAGATTGAAGGCCAGAAGCTCAGGGACACTTTCACTTGGAATAAGAATG AATCAATAATAACCCCAGAGCAATTTGCGGAAGTCCTCTGCGACGACCTGGAACTGAACCCGAGCACGTTCGTGCCGGCCGTGGCGTCGTCCATCCGACAGCAGATCGACGCCTTCCCGAGCGAGCCCCCGGCCATATTGGAGGAGCAGAGCGACCAGCGGGTTGTCATCAAGCTGAACATACATGTTGGGAATACTTCGCTTGTTGATCAG GTGGAGTGGGACATGTCGGAGAAAGAGAACAACCCGGAAGCGTTCGCGACTAAGCTCTGCGCCGAACTAGGGCTAGGCGGGGAGTTTGTGACAGGCATCGCTTACTCTGTCCGCGGGCAGCTCGGCTGGCATCAGCGGACCTTCGCCTTCAGCGAGGCACCTCTTCCTGTCGTTGAG ACGCCGTACCGCCAGCCGTCGGAGGCGGAGGCCTGGGCGCCGTTCCTGGAGACGCTGACGGACGCGGAGATGGAGAAGAAGATCCGCGACCAGGACCGCAACACGCGCCGCATGCGCCGCCTCGCCAACACCACGCCCGGTTGGTAa